The Papaver somniferum cultivar HN1 chromosome 3, ASM357369v1, whole genome shotgun sequence genome includes a region encoding these proteins:
- the LOC113355168 gene encoding protein OSB3, chloroplastic/mitochondrial-like isoform X3 encodes MNLCKSFALNLSSSQSTVRRLCIALQSSHLFSTSSSSSPSPESELLVSESKDDNNNYKEFSRFEIDHKLQPQKYVGHLDWPKPSEIPWQSNKTNSSNLIGSISMPVQFQDEYPDGKSTVIAILSRDSAPHLRIPIIFKGCLADIAAEHLKEKDVIHVAGHLSGDSLPPKFVKEYGHFGIQVMAHSISFIKVPFQGNQTVQTYTTYTQGGQISRQSVNTLKDTLWRDLFDNPSQWADYRKDKLNGLLKPKHPDFKHKDSGQPLWINSAPKWAISELQITSGKGEESSLSSAQQPIGSGWINSNKKLESTDSRSGKAPDFIHKDAHAALRLDSSPTSVLGKLPPPSKPKDESEESWKNLIERPDKWVDIRSEKVNIKEPDFLHKDTGHSLWLSNAPTWVLQKLFPPKRL; translated from the exons ATGAATCTCTGCAAATCATTTGCACTAAATTTATCATCATCTCAATCAACAGTAAGAAGACTATGTATAGCTCTTCAATCATCTCACCTCTTCTccacctcctcctcatcatcaccatcGCCAGAATCCGAATTGTtagtttctgaatccaaggatgataataataattataaggAATTTTCTAGGTTTGAAATTGATCATAAACTCCAACCTCAAAAATATGTGGGTCATCTTGATTGGCCAAAACCTAGTGAAATACCATGGCaatcaaacaaaactaattctAGTAATTTGATTGGTTCAATTTCTATGCCTGTTCAATTCCAAGATGAATATCCTGATGGAAAATCCACAGTCATCGCTATTCTTTCGCGTGATTCGGCTCCGCATCTTCG GATCCCCATAATCTTCAAAGGTTGTCTAGCAGATATTGCTGCTGAGCATTTGAAAGAAAAAGACGTAATTCATGTAGCTGGGCATTTAAGTGGAGATTCACTTCCACCAAAATTTGTTAAAGAATATGGTCATTTTGGTATCCAG GTTATGGCGCATAGCATAAGTTTTATCAAAGTGCCCTTCCAAGGCAACCAAACGGTCCAAACCTACACAACTTATACGCAAGGTGGACAAATTTCTCGCCAGTCAG TTAATACGTTAAAAGATACACTTTGGAGAGACTTGTTTGACAACCCAAGTCAGTGGGCTGATTACAGGAAGGATAAGCTCAATGGATTG TTAAAACCAAAACATCCCGATTTCAAGCACAAAGATAGTGGCCAGCCATTATGGATTAACAGTGCACCAAAATGGGCCATTTCAGAACTTCAGATCACTTCTGGAAAAG GAGAGGAGTCTTCTTTGAGCAGTGCTCAACAACCAATTGGTTCCGGCTGGATCAATTCAAATAAGAAATTGGAGTCGACAGATAGTAGATCTGGTAAG GCCCCAGACTTCATTCACAAGGACGCACATGCGGCATTGCGGCTTGATAGCTCGCCAACTAGTGTATTGGGGAAGTTGCCTCCTCCAAGCAAACCAAAAGATGAGTCAGAGGAGTCCTGGAAGAATTTAATTGAACGTCCAGATAAATGGGTGGACATCAGATCTGAAAAG GTCAACATAAAGGAGCCCGACTTTTTACACAAGGACACTGGCCATTCATTGTGGCTTAGTAATGCACCAACTTGGGTACTGCAAAAATTGTTTCCTCCAAAGCGGTTATGA
- the LOC113355168 gene encoding protein OSB4, chloroplastic-like isoform X2, producing the protein MNLCKSFALNLSSSQSTVRRLCIALQSSHLFSTSSSSSPSPESELLVSESKDDNNNYKEFSRFEIDHKLQPQKYVGHLDWPKPSEIPWQSNKTNSSNLIGSISMPVQFQDEYPDGKSTVIAILSRDSAPHLRIPIIFKGCLADIAAEHLKEKDVIHVAGHLSGDSLPPKFVKEYGHFGIQVMAHSISFIKVPFQGNQTVQTYTTYTQGGQISRQSVNTLKDTLWRDLFDNPSQWADYRKDKLNGLLKPKHPDFKHKDSGQPLWINSAPKWAISELQITSGKGEESSLSSAQQPIGSGWINSNKKLESTDSRSGKTSFTRTHMRHCGLIARQLVYWGSCLLQANQKMSQRSPGRI; encoded by the exons ATGAATCTCTGCAAATCATTTGCACTAAATTTATCATCATCTCAATCAACAGTAAGAAGACTATGTATAGCTCTTCAATCATCTCACCTCTTCTccacctcctcctcatcatcaccatcGCCAGAATCCGAATTGTtagtttctgaatccaaggatgataataataattataaggAATTTTCTAGGTTTGAAATTGATCATAAACTCCAACCTCAAAAATATGTGGGTCATCTTGATTGGCCAAAACCTAGTGAAATACCATGGCaatcaaacaaaactaattctAGTAATTTGATTGGTTCAATTTCTATGCCTGTTCAATTCCAAGATGAATATCCTGATGGAAAATCCACAGTCATCGCTATTCTTTCGCGTGATTCGGCTCCGCATCTTCG GATCCCCATAATCTTCAAAGGTTGTCTAGCAGATATTGCTGCTGAGCATTTGAAAGAAAAAGACGTAATTCATGTAGCTGGGCATTTAAGTGGAGATTCACTTCCACCAAAATTTGTTAAAGAATATGGTCATTTTGGTATCCAG GTTATGGCGCATAGCATAAGTTTTATCAAAGTGCCCTTCCAAGGCAACCAAACGGTCCAAACCTACACAACTTATACGCAAGGTGGACAAATTTCTCGCCAGTCAG TTAATACGTTAAAAGATACACTTTGGAGAGACTTGTTTGACAACCCAAGTCAGTGGGCTGATTACAGGAAGGATAAGCTCAATGGATTG TTAAAACCAAAACATCCCGATTTCAAGCACAAAGATAGTGGCCAGCCATTATGGATTAACAGTGCACCAAAATGGGCCATTTCAGAACTTCAGATCACTTCTGGAAAAG GAGAGGAGTCTTCTTTGAGCAGTGCTCAACAACCAATTGGTTCCGGCTGGATCAATTCAAATAAGAAATTGGAGTCGACAGATAGTAGATCTGGTAAG ACTTCATTCACAAGGACGCACATGCGGCATTGCGGCTTGATAGCTCGCCAACTAGTGTATTGGGGAAGTTGCCTCCTCCAAGCAAACCAAAAGATGAGTCAGAGGAGTCCTGGAAGAATTTAA
- the LOC113355168 gene encoding protein OSB3, chloroplastic/mitochondrial-like isoform X1, translating into MNLCKSFALNLSSSQSTVRRLCIALQSSHLFSTSSSSSPSPESELLVSESKDDNNNYKEFSRFEIDHKLQPQKYVGHLDWPKPSEIPWQSNKTNSSNLIGSISMPVQFQDEYPDGKSTVIAILSRDSAPHLRIPIIFKGCLADIAAEHLKEKDVIHVAGHLSGDSLPPKFVKEYGHFGIQVMAHSISFIKVPFQGNQTVQTYTTYTQGGQISRQSVNTLKDTLWRDLFDNPSQWADYRKDKLNGLLKPKHPDFKHKDSGQPLWINSAPKWAISELQITSGKGEESSLSSAQQPIGSGWINSNKKLESTDSRSDFIHKDAHAALRLDSSPTSVLGKLPPPSKPKDESEESWKNLIERPDKWVDIRSEKVNIKEPDFLHKDTGHSLWLSNAPTWVLQKLFPPKRL; encoded by the exons ATGAATCTCTGCAAATCATTTGCACTAAATTTATCATCATCTCAATCAACAGTAAGAAGACTATGTATAGCTCTTCAATCATCTCACCTCTTCTccacctcctcctcatcatcaccatcGCCAGAATCCGAATTGTtagtttctgaatccaaggatgataataataattataaggAATTTTCTAGGTTTGAAATTGATCATAAACTCCAACCTCAAAAATATGTGGGTCATCTTGATTGGCCAAAACCTAGTGAAATACCATGGCaatcaaacaaaactaattctAGTAATTTGATTGGTTCAATTTCTATGCCTGTTCAATTCCAAGATGAATATCCTGATGGAAAATCCACAGTCATCGCTATTCTTTCGCGTGATTCGGCTCCGCATCTTCG GATCCCCATAATCTTCAAAGGTTGTCTAGCAGATATTGCTGCTGAGCATTTGAAAGAAAAAGACGTAATTCATGTAGCTGGGCATTTAAGTGGAGATTCACTTCCACCAAAATTTGTTAAAGAATATGGTCATTTTGGTATCCAG GTTATGGCGCATAGCATAAGTTTTATCAAAGTGCCCTTCCAAGGCAACCAAACGGTCCAAACCTACACAACTTATACGCAAGGTGGACAAATTTCTCGCCAGTCAG TTAATACGTTAAAAGATACACTTTGGAGAGACTTGTTTGACAACCCAAGTCAGTGGGCTGATTACAGGAAGGATAAGCTCAATGGATTG TTAAAACCAAAACATCCCGATTTCAAGCACAAAGATAGTGGCCAGCCATTATGGATTAACAGTGCACCAAAATGGGCCATTTCAGAACTTCAGATCACTTCTGGAAAAG GAGAGGAGTCTTCTTTGAGCAGTGCTCAACAACCAATTGGTTCCGGCTGGATCAATTCAAATAAGAAATTGGAGTCGACAGATAGTAGATCTG ACTTCATTCACAAGGACGCACATGCGGCATTGCGGCTTGATAGCTCGCCAACTAGTGTATTGGGGAAGTTGCCTCCTCCAAGCAAACCAAAAGATGAGTCAGAGGAGTCCTGGAAGAATTTAATTGAACGTCCAGATAAATGGGTGGACATCAGATCTGAAAAG GTCAACATAAAGGAGCCCGACTTTTTACACAAGGACACTGGCCATTCATTGTGGCTTAGTAATGCACCAACTTGGGTACTGCAAAAATTGTTTCCTCCAAAGCGGTTATGA